TCGACATCCTGCTGTTCCGCGATCTGACGTCGGCGCTGGGTCATCTCGAGCCGGGCGTCACCGACTTCATCATCGTCGCCGAGACGTTCGACTACGTCTACAATGAATCCGCCAAGCAGATCGATTACCTGCGCGGCGCTAAGCTGTTCAACGACGGATTCTTCATCACGTCCCGCAACATCCTCAGCGTCGATGATTTCTACGAGGCGATGGCGGCGGACGAGGCGACCTTCGACAAGGTGCGCCAGCGCGGCGGACTCTACGCCCAGCCGCTGGTGAACTTCGTGGTGCACCGCAAGCGCCTGAAGATCCGCACGCTTCCGGAGTTTATCCCCGACCTGTCGACGGAAAGCTATCACAAGGCGCAAGGGATCGACTTTAGAAGCGACGGGCCTTACGACGACTGGGGCCGTCCGATCACCTTCATCCATTGGCCCGGGGTCAGCCGTCCGAGCAACCTCGCCTTCGATCGGGTGTGGCACGAGCACGAGCGGGCCGGCCTGGCCCGCATGGCCGCAGCCGGAATCGACCTGCGATAGGGCCTTGCAGGTCCTGCGGAACGGAATGGTTTTACGCCGAGATGAGTGACTTCAAGATCCATCCGACCAGCGTTCTCGGCCCGCACGTGACGGTCGAGCCGGGCGCGATCATCGGCGCGAACTGCACCATCGAGGGCCGCACGCGGATCGGGGCCCGCACGACTTTGGCGGGCGGCGTCGCCCTGGTCGGCGACGTGGATGTCGGCGCCGACTGCATCATCGAGGCGAACGTGTCCGTCACGACGGCCGCCGCCAGCGACGGCCCGCAAGCGCGGCCGCTCGTCATCGGCGCCAAGGCGCGCATCGGCGCCGGCGCCGTCTTGTCAGCCGGGGTGAGGATCGGCGCCGATGCGACCGTCGAGGCCGGCACCGTCGTCCTCCGCGACGTCCCCGCGCATGCCGTCGTGCGCGGCAACCCGGGCATCGTCGTCGGCTTCCAGGGTCCGGCCGTGCGCGCCGCTGACCTGATCGAGACGGTGGCGGACCCGAAGGTGACCGGCGTCGCGGAATGCGGCGTGGCCGGCGTCAAGATCTATCGCTTCCCACGGGTCACCGATCCGCGCGGCAGCCTGACCTTCGGGGAATTCGGCCGCAACATCCCGTTCGTCCCGAAGCGCTACTTCATGGTTTTCGACGTCCCGAGGGCGAGCTGCGGGGCGGCCACGCGCATGCGACTTGCGAGGAGCTTCTCCTGTGCATCGGCGGCAGCGTGGCAATCGTCGTCGACGACGGCAAGGTTCGCGAGGAGATCGTCCTGGACAGTCCGGACCTTGGTCTCTACCTTCCGGCGCGCGTCTGGGGCATCCAGTACAAGTATTCGCCGGATGCCGTCCTGGTGGTGCTAGCCTCGCATTACTTCGACCCGGAAGACTACATCCACACCTACGACGACTTCGTTGCCGACATCGCGAGGCGGGGATGATCCCGTTCCTCGACGTCAAGGCGGCCTATACCGAGCTCTCCGCCGAGATCGACGACGCGATGCGGCGCGTCATGACGGCGGGCTGGTACGTGCTCGGCCCCGAGGTCGAGCGGTTCGAGGGCGATTTCGCGGCCTGGGTCGGCGCCCGCCACTGCATCGGCACGGCGAACGGTCTCGACGCGATCGCCCTGGCCTTGCGGGCAGTGGACGTCGGGCACGGCGACGAGGTCATCGTGCCGTCGAACACCTACATCGCGACCTGGCTCGCGGTGACGATGGTCGGCGGCACCGTCGTGCCCGTCGAGCCGGACCCGCTGACCAACAACCTCGATCCGGCGCGCGTCGAGGCCGCTATTACCCCTCGGACGAAGGCGCTGCTGCCGGTCCACCTCTACGGCCATCCCGCCGATATGGCCGCGCTCGGCGAGATCGCGACGCGGCGCGGCCTTCGCCTCGTCGAGGACGCCGCGCAGGCCCACGGCGCCGCAATCGACGGGTGCGGATCGGCCACCACGGCGACGCGGTGGCGTGGAGCTTCTACCCGGGGAAGAACCTCGGGGCCGTCGGCGACGGCGGAGCTGTGACGACCGACGACCCCGAGATCGCGCGGCGCATCGCGATGCTGCGCAACTACGGCTCGGCCACCAAGTACGTGAACGAGGTCAAGGGCGTGAACAGCCGCCTCGATCCGCTCCAGGCGGCCGTGCTGGCGGTGAAGCTCCCGAGGCTCGCCGAGTGGAACGCGCGGCGGGCCCGCATCGCGGCGATCTATGCCGACGGGCTAGCCGGCACGCCCCTTACGCTTCCGACGACGGCGGCGGGCGCGACCCATGCGTGGCACCTCTACGTCGTCAAGACGCCCCGTCGCGACGACCTGCAGCGCGCCCTGCGCGAGCGCGGCGTCGAGACGTTGATCCACTACCCCATCGCGCCGTTCCGCCAGGGCGCCTATGCCGAGATGAAGGACGAGGCCGGACGCCTTCCCTCGCAGACACGTTCGCCGCGCAGGTCCTCAGCCTGCCGATGGGGCCGCATCTCGCCAAGGCTGACGCGCACAGGGTCGTGGCGGCGGTGCACGCCTCGCTCGACGCCCTGCGCCTCGCAGCCTGAAACGTCGGCAGCACGCGTCAGCAGCCCAAATTAGCAGCGTCGCGGGCCGACCTTCGCCTGCTCGCGATAGGCCAGGTGCGCGACGCGATCGAACACCTTGCTGCGGCGGGCCGCGCGCCACCATTCGCCCTCGAGCGCGGTCGGCTTGGCGTCCTCGAGCCACGGCTTGTTGGCGCCGGCGTAGTGGACGATCTTCGCCTGCGTGCGCCAGATCCTGGCGATGCGATGCAGGTCGTCGCCCCAGCCGCGAAGACGGTCCCAGAAGGAGCGCCCGTCGCCGAAGGCGATCTCGGACTGGGCATTGTACTCGGGCGGCAGACGCGTGAAGTTGCCCTTCAGCACGGCCGAGATCGCATCCTGGTCGAGGAAGTCCAGCGTCTCCTTCGACGCCATGAAGTCGATCGCCGCATCGCAGACCGCGGGCCACTTGGCGAGATCGATGAGCAGCACGCCGACGCTCATGTAGTCGAAGTTCTTCCAGTCGACGCCGAGCACCTCGGTCATGTACTCGGGCGAGCGATACGTCCTGCCGCCGTACGAGAAGGTCAGGCCCTCCCAGTACTTGTCACCGAGGACGAGCGGGTAGTCGGGCACCGCGGCGACCGGCGTGTCCTTCAGGTCGAGATCGAACAGGTCGGTGACGTCGCTGCGCAGCACGATGTCCGTGTCGAGGTACAGCACGCGGCCGTGCGCCGGGTCGACGTACTGGGCGATGACGAAACGGAGGAAGGTCGCCGGCGAGATGTGGCCGCGGCTCGGGAAGGCGTCGAACGGGTTCTGGATCGTCGAGACCTCGATCCGCACGTCCTTGCCGCGGGTGTCGATCTCGCTGATGTCGAAGGCGAGGTCCGTCGTGATCATGTGGAGCAGGACGGGGCGCTTGCTCTCGAGGGTATCGATCACGCTCTGCGCCGAGACGATGGCCGGCAGCGTGTTCTTCCTGTCGAAGCAGTAGCAGAAGACGCACGGAGAACCGGTCATAGCGCGAAAGCCTCCTCATCCGAGGACGACGCTCGTTCCCGCTCCCCGACGCGAGGCGGTCGGCTAGCACGGGGCCGCACGCGGCGGCAAGGCAGCGCGTCAGCCGCGGGTCGCGTAGCTCGTGTAGGCGATCTGCCGGAGATCGCGGAAGGGCGGCTGCCGGAGATCGCTCGAGGCGACGCGATAGTTGCCGTCGTGGCCTTCGGCGTAAACGCGCTCGCCGGTGTTGTGCAGGATGATTTGGCCGCCAGGGGCCAGGAACCGGCTCCACGTCTCGAAGATCGCGCGCGCGCCGACCGGCGAATGATCGCCGTCGAGCAGCAGAAGATCGATCGGCCGCGACCAGCTTGCGGCAACCAGCGCGGAGGGCCCTTTCAGGACCTCGACCCAAGGGTCGAGCCCGCGCGAGCCGATGTTGCGCCGGAACGCCTCCTCGAGCGACCGCGCGCCGACCTTGTCGAGCTCGGCCTGGTAGAAGGGCACCGAGAAGTCGTCGCCGGAGCCGTCGAACGGGTCGACGCAGAAGACCTTTCCGCTGCCCCGCGCGCGGCGCGCCGCGGCGAGAAGCGCCGTGGAGCGTCCCATGAAGACGCCCACCTCGACGATAGCCGGGTCACCGGGGAGCAGCAGGCTCCGGGCGGCGACCTCGCGGGCGGCGGCGCCC
This Beijerinckiaceae bacterium RH AL1 DNA region includes the following protein-coding sequences:
- a CDS encoding hypothetical protein (ID:RHAL1_00969;~conserved protein of unknown function;~source:Prodigal:2.6), producing MADVTRYPRRLAALAGEFMSIAARAGSLRDARSVWTIARDAEKIPGWVEGAAAREVAARSLLLPGDPAIVEVGVFMGRSTALLAAARRARGSGKVFCVDPFDGSGDDFSVPFYQAELDKVGARSLEEAFRRNIGSRGLDPWVEVLKGPSALVAASWSRPIDLLLLDGDHSPVGARAIFETWSRFLAPGGQIILHNTGERVYAEGHDGNYRVASSDLRQPPFRDLRQIAYTSYATRG
- a CDS encoding protein of unknown function (ID:RHAL1_00967;~source:Prodigal:2.6) — translated: MAWSFYPGKNLGAVGDGGAVTTDDPEIARRIAMLRNYGSATKYVNEVKGVNSRLDPLQAAVLAVKLPRLAEWNARRARIAAIYADGLAGTPLTLPTTAAGATHAWHLYVVKTPRRDDLQRALRERGVETLIHYPIAPFRQGAYAEMKDEAGRLPSQTRSPRRSSACRWGRISPRLTRTGSWRRCTPRSTPCASQPETSAARVSSPN
- a CDS encoding hypothetical protein (ID:RHAL1_00964;~conserved protein of unknown function;~source:Prodigal:2.6), with protein sequence MNSTSPSRGIAIVANDKVMHWLLAFLESWKATNASLPVHLVPYDDNVAQTRRVAEAYGVTFADVDCEALDKLSRRLYPLAWAKRNRLRKLLSLVLPFDEVIYFDVDILLFRDLTSALGHLEPGVTDFIIVAETFDYVYNESAKQIDYLRGAKLFNDGFFITSRNILSVDDFYEAMAADEATFDKVRQRGGLYAQPLVNFVVHRKRLKIRTLPEFIPDLSTESYHKAQGIDFRSDGPYDDWGRPITFIHWPGVSRPSNLAFDRVWHEHERAGLARMAAAGIDLR
- the lpxD gene encoding UDP-3-O-(3-hydroxymyristoyl)glucosamine N-acyltransferase (ID:RHAL1_00965;~source:Prodigal:2.6), producing MSDFKIHPTSVLGPHVTVEPGAIIGANCTIEGRTRIGARTTLAGGVALVGDVDVGADCIIEANVSVTTAAASDGPQARPLVIGAKARIGAGAVLSAGVRIGADATVEAGTVVLRDVPAHAVVRGNPGIVVGFQGPAVRAADLIETVADPKVTGVAECGVAGVKIYRFPRVTDPRGSLTFGEFGRNIPFVPKRYFMVFDVPRASCGAATRMRLARSFSCASAAAWQSSSTTARFARRSSWTVRTLVSTFRRASGASSTSIRRMPSWWC
- the desV gene encoding dTDP-3-amino-3,4,6-trideoxy-alpha-D-glucose transaminase (ID:RHAL1_00966;~source:Prodigal:2.6), whose product is MIPFLDVKAAYTELSAEIDDAMRRVMTAGWYVLGPEVERFEGDFAAWVGARHCIGTANGLDAIALALRAVDVGHGDEVIVPSNTYIATWLAVTMVGGTVVPVEPDPLTNNLDPARVEAAITPRTKALLPVHLYGHPADMAALGEIATRRGLRLVEDAAQAHGAAIDGCGSATTATRWRGASTRGRTSGPSATAEL
- a CDS encoding hypothetical protein (ID:RHAL1_00968;~conserved protein of unknown function;~source:Prodigal:2.6) — translated: MTGSPCVFCYCFDRKNTLPAIVSAQSVIDTLESKRPVLLHMITTDLAFDISEIDTRGKDVRIEVSTIQNPFDAFPSRGHISPATFLRFVIAQYVDPAHGRVLYLDTDIVLRSDVTDLFDLDLKDTPVAAVPDYPLVLGDKYWEGLTFSYGGRTYRSPEYMTEVLGVDWKNFDYMSVGVLLIDLAKWPAVCDAAIDFMASKETLDFLDQDAISAVLKGNFTRLPPEYNAQSEIAFGDGRSFWDRLRGWGDDLHRIARIWRTQAKIVHYAGANKPWLEDAKPTALEGEWWRAARRSKVFDRVAHLAYREQAKVGPRRC